The sequence below is a genomic window from Halarchaeum grantii.
CGAACTCGAGGAGGCCCTCGCGCTGGGCGTCGCTGAGCGTGCTGTCCGTGAGGTAGTCGACGACGGCGTCGTACCCGGAGAGGTCTTCGAGCGCGGCCTTCTCGGTGGTGCTCGTGACGTCGATACTGTCTGGAACGGCGTCGGCGAGGAGCGGACCGTTCGTCTCGAAGCGATGGAAGGGGAAGCGGTTCCCGCCGATGAGGAGGACCGAGCGCGCGCTGGTCATGGCCGTGAATACGTGCGAGCGGTCATTAGTGCTTCGCACCCGACGACGCGAACCCCGCGCGGGTTGCCGGAGGCGCCACGGGTATGCGATATCTCCGAGACGATAGGGACGACCACCCATGGGAATACCCACCGAGCAACGCGAACGGCTGTCGAACCTCCACAGCGCCATCGTCAACGACGTGACCGACGAGATGGGCATCACGAACAACGTCATCCCGTGCACGCGGCTGGAGGCGCTCTGGAGTCGCGACCCCGTCATCGGGACGGCGCATCCGGCCCAGCGCGTCGAAGTCGGCTACGAGGAAGCGGGCGCGGACGACCCGCGCGACTCGGCGTTCTTCCAGTACCTCGAGGCCGCTGACGAGGGCGACTTCGTCGTGATGGCGTCACCGGACACGCAGGTCGGCCTCTGGGGCGAGCTACTGAGCACCATCGTCCAGGAGAACGGCGCGGTCGGCGCACTCATCGACGGCCCGACGCGCGACTCGCGGATGATCGAGGAGCACGAGTTCCCCGTGTGGGCGGGCGGCCACAGCGCCATCGAGTCGTTCGGCCGCGTGAGCTTCCGCGAGTGGGACGTCCCCGTCCAGGTCGAGGGCGTCACCATCCGACCCGGCGACGTGGTCTTCGCGGACTACGAGTCCATCGCCGTCATCGACCCCGACGACGTCGCGGAGGTCATCGAGCGCGGCGAGGAGGCCCTCGACACCGAGAACGATGTCCGGCGCGACGTCCGCGACGGCGACAGCGTCTACGAGGTCTGGGAGCGCTATGGCACCCTGTAGAAACACCCGGCGGGTTTCCGGTACTGCGTCGTTTATGCCCGGCGCCGACCGAGGTGGACCATGGTAGCACGGAGCGACGTCCGCGACGTGGAGGTCACGGACGTCCAGACGACGCGCATCGGCACCACCTTCGAGTGGACGCTCGTCCGGGTCTACACGGACGCGGGCGTCACCGGGACGGGCGAACTCGTGCTCGGGCCAGCGGCCGACGCGTACGTCGAGCACGCGAAAGAGCTGCTCGTCGGGAAGAGCCCGCTCGATGTCGACGCGCGGATGACCGAGCTCTACGACGGGCTCTCCTATCTCGGCGGGATGAACGGCGTCGGCGTCACGGCGCTCTCGGGCATCGACGTCGCGCTCCACGACCTCGCCGGGAAGCTCCTCGAGGTGCCCGCCTACCAGTTGCTCGGCGGGAAGCACCGCGACGCCGTCCGCGTCTACTGCGACGTCCACGCGGGCGCGCACCTCCACGACGCCGCCGAAAGCGGGGACGAGGGCACGTATCGCCCGGAAGCGTACGCGGACGCCGCCGAAGCGGTCGTCGACGAAGGGTGGGACGCCGTGAAGTTCGACCTCGACAGCCCGGACAGGCACGTCATCGACCGGAAGAACAAGCACCTGAACGCGCGCGCTATCGACTACCGCGCGGAGATCGTCGAGACGGTCACCGACCGCGTCGGCGACCGGGCGGACGTCGCCTTCGACTGCCACTGGAGTTGGACGGCCGACACCGTTCGACGCCTCGCCGCCGCCGTCGAGGACGACGGCGTCTGGTGGCTCGAGGACGCCGTCCCGCCGGAGAACCACGACGTCCAGATGCGCGTCACGCGCGACACGGACGTCACCATCGCGGCCGGCGAGAACGTCTACCGCGTCGAGGGCGCGCGCCGCCTCGTCGAGGAGCAGGGCGTCGACGTCATCCACCCGGACGTCCCGAAGAACGGCGGGATGCTGGAGACGAAGAAGATCGCGGACATGGCGAAGGCCTACTCCATTCCGCTCGCGCTCCACAACGTCGCCTCGCCCGTCGGAACGATGGCGTCCGCGCACGTCGGCGCCGCCGCCTCGAACTTCCTCGCGCTCGAGTACCACGCCCGCGACGTCCCGTGGTGGGGCGACGTCGTCGAGGAGGACGTCCTCGAACCGGGGCGCATCGAACTCCCGGACGCCCCCGGCCTCGGCGTCACGCTCGACCTCGACGTCGTCGCCGAGCACCTGTTGGAGGGCGAGAAACTGTTCGACGAGGCGTAGCCTCGTCGAGCACGCGGCGCGAAGCGACGCCCAGTTCGACGAAGCGTAGCTTCGTCGAGCGGCGTCCGATAGTCTCATACGGACGTCACCCGAGTCGGTGCGTATGGAGTCAGCGGAGTATCCGGTGTCGCTGCACAACGTCGCGGAGACCGTGCCGGCGGAGTGGGCCGACGGCGGCGAGCGCCTCTGTCGCGTCCCGGCGTCGGTCGGCGAGGAGTTGAACGAGATGGCGCGAACCCGCGTCCGGCATCCGACGGGGAGCGAGGTGCGCTTCGTTCCGGCGGACGACGAGACGACGATAGAGGTGACGCTCTCGGCGGCTGAGGAGACGCAGGTGCGGGTGTTCTGGGGCGTCTTCCAGCCGTGGGAGCCGACGGCGATCGGCCCGGAGCCGGAGACGCTCTCGCTCTCGGTGCCGGAGCGACTCGCGGACCTCGCGGCGACGGGGGAGACGGGGCGGTTCGACCCGCGCGTGTGCCGGATTCGCTTCGAGCGCCGGACGGCCGCCGCGCTCCACGGCGTCAGCGGCGACTGCCGGCCGCCGCGCGACGACGAGCGCCCCGGAAAGCGCCATCTCGCGTACGGGACTTCCATCACGGAGGGCGCGGCGGCGTCCGCGCTCCACACGGACTACGTTTCGCACGTCGCGCGCGAGAACGGCTACGACGCGCTGAACCTCGGCTGCTCCGGCTCGGCGTACTGCGAGGCGGCGATGGCCGACCACGTCGCCGGGCGCGACGACTGGGACGTTGCGACGCTCGCGCTCTCCGTGAACATGGCGAACACGGGCGGGTTCGAACCGGAGACCTTCCGCGAGCGCGCCGACTACTTCGTGAACACCGTCGCGGACGCGAACCCGGAGAAGCCCGTCGTCTGCATCACGCTCTTCCCGTATCACGACGACCTGACGGCGTCGGGGGACGCCGAGCACGCGGCGGCCTATCGGGCGGCGCTCCGCGAAATCGTCGCGGACGCCGACCGGGAGAACTGCCACGTCGTCGAGGGCCCGGAGCTCCTCGACCTCACGGGGCTCGGTGCGGACCTCCTGCATCCGGGCGACGCGGGGATGGCGGCCATCGGCGACGGACTGGCGGAGCGCCTCGACGCCGTCGTCGAGTGAGGGGCGGGACCGGGGCGCGTCGCCCCGCGACGACCACATTCCCGGACGGTTTATGGTGACGGTTGTCTTGGACGGAGACATGGAGCCTGTACGAGTCGGGATTCTCGGCTGCGGAACCATCAGCGACGCCTACCTCGGGGCGAACGACCGCTTCGACGAGTACGACATCGTCGCGTGCACGGACCTCGATATGGAGCGCGCGGAGGCGACGGCCGCCGAGTACGGCATCGAGGCGCTGGAGAGCGAGGCGTTCGTCGAGTCGGACGTCGAGCTCGTCGTGAACCTGACGCCGCCGTCCGTCCACGAGGGGACCTGCGAGCGGATGTTGGCGGCGGGCAAGCACGTCTACGTGGAGAAGCCGCTCGCGGCGTCCGTCGAGGACGCGGCGGGCATCCGCGCGGCCGCAGACGACGCCGGCCTGCTCGTCGGGTCCGCACCGGACACGTTCCTCGGCGCGGGCCTCCAGACGTGCCGGCGCGTCATCGACGAGGGCCGCATCGGTGAGCCGGTGGGCGCGACGGCAATCTGGACGTCGCCCGGCCACGAGACGTGGCACCCGAACCCCGACCTCTACTACAAGGAGGGCGGCGGGCCGCTCTTCGACATGGGCCCCTACTACGTGACGGCGCTCGTCACGCTGCTCGGCGCCGCCGAGCGCGTCACCGGGTCGGTCACGCGCGCACACGACACGCGCACCATCACGAGCGAGCCACGGGCCGGCGAGGAGATAGCCGTCGAGGTGCCGACGCACGAGTCGGGCGTGATCGACTTCGGCGACGGGACGGTGGCGAACGTCACGACGAGTTTCGACGCGCAGGACTCGACGCTCCCCGACCCCGCGTTCGAGATCTACGGCACGGAGGGGACGCTCGCGGTCCCGGACCCGAACCACTTCGAGGGGCCGGTGCGCGTCTCCGACGGCGACGGCTTCGAGACCGTCGAGATGGCACACGACTACACGGCCGGCCGGGGCGCGGGCGTCGCGGACCTCGCGCGCGCCATCCGCGACGACGGGTGGACGCATCGGACGAGCGCCGACCTCGCGTATCACGTCCTCGAAATCCTCGACGGCGTCCGCGCGTCCGCCGAGCGGGGCGAGCACGTGACCGTGGAGAGCGCGCCCGAGCGCCCGGCGCCGCTCCCCGAGGCGTTCCCGGGCGACCGCGACGAGTGACCAGTTAGATCTCGACGTCGACGCCGTCGAGGACGTCCGCGTCCGCGACGTTCCAGTCGTCGAGGTACTCCTCTTCGGCGGCGACGAGTTCGGCGAACAGCTCGGCGGCTTCCTCCGTCTGGAGCGTGCGGACCTGCGGGTCGATGAGGAAGCCCCGGAAGGCCTGATCGAGGTCGCCGTCGCGGGCGGCCTCGATTATCGTCTCGATGGTGTCGACGTGGCCCCGGATCATGCTCTCGACGGGGCGGGGGAAGCCGCCGGCGGCGAGCGGGCGGATCTCGCTCGCGCGCACGACCGCGTTCGTCTCGACGACCGCGCCGCGCTCGATGCCCTCGACCTGCCCGCGATTGGGCAGGTTGACGTTCGTGACGACGGACTCCCCGCCGGCGAGCGCTTCGAGGATGTCGAGGAACGCCTCGCCGGAGGCCTCGAGTTCGAACGCCTTCTCGCCGGCGAGCCACGCCTCGACGTCGGTCGTCTGCTCGGACTCGGCGGGCGTCCAGTGTTTCGCGCGGAAGTCGCTCCCCGTGCGCTTGACGCCCCAGCGATTCAGCCCCTCCTGTCCGCCGTGGAGGAACCAGTTCGCGTACTCGACGATGTGGCGGTCGCCCGCGAACGGCAGGACGCCGAAGCGCCGGAAGAGCTCCCACGACACCTGCCAGTTGTCGACGAACGGGCTCGCGTCTTCGAGGTCGGCGGGCGTGAACTCGCGCGTGCCCGCCTCGCTCTCCGCGACGTCTTCGAGCAGCGGCCAGAGGTCGACGCCGTCGCAGTAGGCCTCGTCGATCCACGTGAAGTGGTTGATGCCCTTGACGTTCACCGAGACGTCCGCGCGCTCGGCGTCCACGTCGAGGTGCTCGCTCGCGAGGTCCGCGAGGTGCGCGCGGGCGTGCAGGACCTCGTGGCACATGCCGACGGCGTTGATGTCGGGGTACTCGTCGTAGAGCGCGCGCGTGACGAAGTGGACGGGGTTCGTGAAGTTGAACACCCACGCGTCGGGGCAGTGCTCGCGAACGCGCGCGGCGATGCGCTTGTAGTCGTGGATGGTGCGCATCGCACGGAAGATACCGCCCGGCCCGATGGTGGCGGCGACGGCGCCGTAGATGCCGTGTTCCTCGGGGACGTCGAGGTCGTGGACGAACGTCTCGGAGGGGTCGTACTGCGTGGAGAGGAGGACGACATCGGCGCCCTCGAGCGCGGCGTCGAGCGAGCCGGTCGCCTCGTACGTCCAGTTCGCGGTGGCGTCCTCGCGCTCCTGCACCCAGTTGCCGAACTCGGCGTTGCGCTCGGCGGCCTCGACGTCGAGGTCGTAGAGCCGCACGGTGCCGTCGAAGGCGGAGAGCGCGAGGTCCTGCACGAGGTTCGGCACCCACTGTCGGCTCCCGCCGCCGACGTAGGCGATCGTCACGTCTTCGGGGTCGAGTCGCTGTCCACGCGTCGCTTTGCCGATGGCTTCCATGTCCGTGTCGTGTCAGGCGACGCCCAAAGCAGTACCGGAGCACGTGACTATTCGCCGGTAGACGCCGCGACGGTGACGCACGGGGCGTCGCCGGCGTCATGCACCACGTATAAATCACCGGCCGAAGAAGGGCAGACCATGGCCGCAGAGAGCATGCCGTCCGTGAGCGTCGAGGGGAAGACAGCCGTCGTCATCGGGGGGACGAGAGGGATCGGCCGCGCCATCGCCCTCGGGTTCGCGGAGGACGGCGCGGACGTCGTCGCGACGAGTCGCACCGAGGACGCCGTCGCGGACGTCGCCGAGGAACTCCGCGAGCGCGGCGCGAGCACGACCGAAGTGACCTGTGACGTGACGAGCGACGCGGACATCGACGCGCTCGTCGAGGCCACCGTCGCGGACGTCGGCGACGTCGACGTCCTGGTGAACTCGGCGGGCGTGAACGCGACGACGCCCGTCACGGAGATGACGAACGAGGAGTGGGAGCGCGACATCGCCGTCGACCTCACGGGCGTCTTCAAGGCCTGCCGCGCGTTCGCCCGCGAGATGGACGAGGGGAGCATCATCAACATCTCCTCGATGTCCGCCGACCAAGCCCGGGAGGCCCGCCCCTCCTACTGCGCGGCGAAGAGCGGCGTGAACGGCTTGACGCGCGCCGTCGCCGCCGACCTCGCGCCGGACATCCGCGTGAACGCCATCGCGCCCGGGTTCGTGAAGACGGAGATGGCCGGCCCGAAACTCGACGACGGCTCCGAGTTCCGCGAGACCGTCGACGAGCGAACGCCGATGGAGCGCGTCTCGACGCCCGACGAGATGGTCGGCACCGCCATCTACCTCGCGAGCGACGGCGCGTCGTTCACGACGGGCGAAGTCATCACCGTCGACGGCGGCTACGACCCGAGCGCGCAGTAGGTCGAGCCGACGGTTCGACCGAATACGCGAACGGTGAACATCGCGGGACCGACGGTCCCGCTGGCCGCACGGGGGCGACGGACGCTATGCCGGGCCCTCAGAGCCCGTAGAGTTCCTTCGGTCGGCGGTAGGCGACGTGCCGGACGAGGCGTTCGGCGTTCGCCTTCGGGATGCGTCCCTGTTCGACCATCTCGCCGACCGTGGAGGCGAGCGTGCGGCGGAACATCTCGAAGCGCGAGCCGTAGGAGACGAGTTTGCGCGAGTCGCTCACCATCCCCGCGTGATTCGCGAGGAGGTCGACGTTCGCGACGCGCTCGAGCTGGTTCGCCATCCCCA
It includes:
- a CDS encoding glycoside hydrolase family 4, which translates into the protein MEAIGKATRGQRLDPEDVTIAYVGGGSRQWVPNLVQDLALSAFDGTVRLYDLDVEAAERNAEFGNWVQEREDATANWTYEATGSLDAALEGADVVLLSTQYDPSETFVHDLDVPEEHGIYGAVAATIGPGGIFRAMRTIHDYKRIAARVREHCPDAWVFNFTNPVHFVTRALYDEYPDINAVGMCHEVLHARAHLADLASEHLDVDAERADVSVNVKGINHFTWIDEAYCDGVDLWPLLEDVAESEAGTREFTPADLEDASPFVDNWQVSWELFRRFGVLPFAGDRHIVEYANWFLHGGQEGLNRWGVKRTGSDFRAKHWTPAESEQTTDVEAWLAGEKAFELEASGEAFLDILEALAGGESVVTNVNLPNRGQVEGIERGAVVETNAVVRASEIRPLAAGGFPRPVESMIRGHVDTIETIIEAARDGDLDQAFRGFLIDPQVRTLQTEEAAELFAELVAAEEEYLDDWNVADADVLDGVDVEI
- a CDS encoding SDR family NAD(P)-dependent oxidoreductase: MAAESMPSVSVEGKTAVVIGGTRGIGRAIALGFAEDGADVVATSRTEDAVADVAEELRERGASTTEVTCDVTSDADIDALVEATVADVGDVDVLVNSAGVNATTPVTEMTNEEWERDIAVDLTGVFKACRAFAREMDEGSIINISSMSADQAREARPSYCAAKSGVNGLTRAVAADLAPDIRVNAIAPGFVKTEMAGPKLDDGSEFRETVDERTPMERVSTPDEMVGTAIYLASDGASFTTGEVITVDGGYDPSAQ
- a CDS encoding mandelate racemase/muconate lactonizing enzyme family protein; the encoded protein is MVARSDVRDVEVTDVQTTRIGTTFEWTLVRVYTDAGVTGTGELVLGPAADAYVEHAKELLVGKSPLDVDARMTELYDGLSYLGGMNGVGVTALSGIDVALHDLAGKLLEVPAYQLLGGKHRDAVRVYCDVHAGAHLHDAAESGDEGTYRPEAYADAAEAVVDEGWDAVKFDLDSPDRHVIDRKNKHLNARAIDYRAEIVETVTDRVGDRADVAFDCHWSWTADTVRRLAAAVEDDGVWWLEDAVPPENHDVQMRVTRDTDVTIAAGENVYRVEGARRLVEEQGVDVIHPDVPKNGGMLETKKIADMAKAYSIPLALHNVASPVGTMASAHVGAAASNFLALEYHARDVPWWGDVVEEDVLEPGRIELPDAPGLGVTLDLDVVAEHLLEGEKLFDEA
- a CDS encoding GDSL-type esterase/lipase family protein, producing the protein MESAEYPVSLHNVAETVPAEWADGGERLCRVPASVGEELNEMARTRVRHPTGSEVRFVPADDETTIEVTLSAAEETQVRVFWGVFQPWEPTAIGPEPETLSLSVPERLADLAATGETGRFDPRVCRIRFERRTAAALHGVSGDCRPPRDDERPGKRHLAYGTSITEGAAASALHTDYVSHVARENGYDALNLGCSGSAYCEAAMADHVAGRDDWDVATLALSVNMANTGGFEPETFRERADYFVNTVADANPEKPVVCITLFPYHDDLTASGDAEHAAAYRAALREIVADADRENCHVVEGPELLDLTGLGADLLHPGDAGMAAIGDGLAERLDAVVE
- a CDS encoding RraA family protein, with amino-acid sequence MGIPTEQRERLSNLHSAIVNDVTDEMGITNNVIPCTRLEALWSRDPVIGTAHPAQRVEVGYEEAGADDPRDSAFFQYLEAADEGDFVVMASPDTQVGLWGELLSTIVQENGAVGALIDGPTRDSRMIEEHEFPVWAGGHSAIESFGRVSFREWDVPVQVEGVTIRPGDVVFADYESIAVIDPDDVAEVIERGEEALDTENDVRRDVRDGDSVYEVWERYGTL
- a CDS encoding Gfo/Idh/MocA family protein, coding for MEPVRVGILGCGTISDAYLGANDRFDEYDIVACTDLDMERAEATAAEYGIEALESEAFVESDVELVVNLTPPSVHEGTCERMLAAGKHVYVEKPLAASVEDAAGIRAAADDAGLLVGSAPDTFLGAGLQTCRRVIDEGRIGEPVGATAIWTSPGHETWHPNPDLYYKEGGGPLFDMGPYYVTALVTLLGAAERVTGSVTRAHDTRTITSEPRAGEEIAVEVPTHESGVIDFGDGTVANVTTSFDAQDSTLPDPAFEIYGTEGTLAVPDPNHFEGPVRVSDGDGFETVEMAHDYTAGRGAGVADLARAIRDDGWTHRTSADLAYHVLEILDGVRASAERGEHVTVESAPERPAPLPEAFPGDRDE